The genome window ATATTGTAATTGCTCTATTTGGTCTTTTGTATGGGGCGGCAGTAGGGTATGGATACCCTACTCATCTGGCTCTAATTGGAGAGATGATCCCACAACGATTTAGGGGCGAGCTTCTTCGATGGTTTATTTCTCGATGGATATTAGTTGGACGCTTTTACCCATATATATTGGATATGCGTCAGCATTAGTTGGCATTTCATGGGCCTTCAGAGGATTTTCTCTTTTTGCGTGTGGGGCTTCATTCTTCGTTTATTTTTTGGTCTGGAAAAGAATCAGCGAGAAGAAGGGCGTACATTTCTAGAGTAGAACGGTCTCCTGCAATTGTACGAGCTGTTTCCATCATATCAATATTGTATTCTTCATGCATGGGAAATTGATAGTCTGGTTGGCGACACTCTTTTTCTGGGATAAGGCAGTCTTGAGGTTCGCAAAGTGGACATTGTATAGGGAGCTTAAAGAGGAGGATATCAGAATAACGTTTGGAGAATAGCAGCTCAAAATTTTTCATACCAAGCCATATTTCTTTTCGCCTTTCTCGTTGTATTTCTCGTTCTTCTTTTGAGAGGACAGGCAGACAAATAAGAAAGACTTTTCGAAAGTGTCGGATGAAAGTTTTACTTTCCTCAAGTGACTTTTGAATGGTATATCCACTGCTTAAGGGACACGTATGATTAAGGTTGCCCGGACAATTTCCACACCATTGGCGGGTTCCTTCTCGAATAACGATATCTTCTATATTTCCTTCCAAAATTGAAAATCCCAAAGCGTCAGATATATTTTTTTCTTTGCCAGAAAGCTCAAAAACTCTTCCCGTACCGGATTTGGGCGAATCGGGTTTCTCATGTTTTAATGCTTTTTCAATCACTGAAAGAACATCGCTAGCATTGCGGCTATAATAGACAAACGGAGTATGTAAAGCCGTGCGTAAAAAGTGCGATATGGTGAAGAGAAGCGGCGGCTCCTCCGATGAGAACAGGGATGTTATTTTTATCTGCTATGACAATAATCTTTTCCATGTTTTCGAAACAGCTTGTATCAGAACACGATAACGCTATAAGATCTGGATTAGTTTTAGAGATAACTTTGTCAATTTTTTGAGCAGTAACATTTTTCTCCAAGATCTATAACTAGAGCAATTCTGTTTTTCGGAGGCATCTTGTAATTATTTCCTCCGACATTTTCTAAAGAGGGTGCAACTGTTCCGAAACAAATTGTTACCATACTTTTCCTCCTACAAGAATCCATCCCCAGGCGATAAAAAGAGTTGCCAGTGTAACGGGAATGCCGAGTCGTGCGTGGTCTTTCCATGATATGGAAAGTCCCATCTCTCTGGCTCCATTTATAACAATAATATTAGCAATACTTCCAACGACGAGTAGATTTCCTGCAAAATGTACTGCTGAGGGCTAAGATTGGTCCAGCCATATGAGTCTTTGCGAGGGGAAGAAGGAGCATTGTTGCAGGAACATTTGAAACCATATTCGAGAGAGTAGCTGTACACCAGAATAGCCAGCTCGGATGGTGTAAAGAAATTCCAACATAGTGGAGACCTCTTTCTATAGCGTCAAGTCCTCCGACTTTGGCGAAGGCTCCATTGATAATGAACAGTCCAATGAAAAGAATGATTAGCTGCCAATCAACTAGATTAAGCGCTTTGTGAGAAGCCATTGTTCTGCTTGTAAGAAGAATGGCGGCAGCTCCTAAAGCAATGTAGTCTCGGGGGAGAGGGGAAAAGAGGAACAGGAGCATAACCCCGCTAAGTATCGTAATTCCTTTTACAGTTTGCCAAGCATGAAAAGGAAGTTCAACATTTTGAGGCAAAGAAAGGTGTTTATCCCACTTTTTTCTATATAGTAGGCATACAAGCCCCCAAAGAGTAAGAAGAGAAAGTCCCACAGGTAGAAGGACAAAAAACATATAATGAGCAAAAGGAAGATTAAGTCCTTGTCCTATAAGCATATTTTGAGGATTGCCGATAAGAGTTAAAGCAGATCCTATATTTGCAGAGCAGGCTAGCGCAAGAAAAATGGAAGAGGGTTCAATTCTTTCCTTATACAAATTTCTCCTAAAACAGGCGTAATTGCAAGGCATACAATATCGTTTGACAGAAGAGCAGAAAGCGACCCTGATACAATAATGAGAATAGCCAGAAATTTTTGAGGAGAGCCATTGAAAGCGGCTATTTTCCGGGTTATAAGAGTGTAAAAACCTCCGAGACGAAGTTGAGCAGAGATAATCATAAATCCGAATAAAAGCATAATAGTAGAGATATCTATATTACATAAAAGTGATTCTTTGGAAAAAGGACCAGCAATAAGCAGAAAAATAGTTCCGAGTAAAACTATACCTGCTCGGTCGAGAGCTAACTTGGGAAAGCGACCGATGATCATGCCAAGATATACGAGAATGAAAATAACATATACAAGTCCATTTTCAACCATTAGAGTTG of Aminobacterium sp. MB27-C1 contains these proteins:
- a CDS encoding DUF2284 domain-containing protein; protein product: MIEKALKHEKPDSPKSGTGRVFELSGKEKNISDALGFSILEGNIEDIVIREGTRQWCGNCPGNLNHTCPLSSGYTIQKSLEESKTFIRHFRKVFLICLPVLSKEEREIQRERRKEIWLGMKNFELLFSKRYSDILLFKLPIQCPLCEPQDCLIPEKECRQPDYQFPMHEEYNIDMMETARTIAGDRSTLEMYALLLADSFPDQKINEE
- a CDS encoding cobalamin-dependent protein (Presence of a B(12) (cobalamin)-binding domain implies dependence on cobalamin itself, in one of its several forms, or in some unusual lineages, dependence on a cobalamin-like analog.); amino-acid sequence: MEKNVTAQKIDKVISKTNPDLIALSCSDTSCFENMEKIIVIADKNNIPVLIGGAAASLHHIALFTHGFTYSVCLL
- a CDS encoding SLC13 family permease, coding for MYKERIEPSSIFLALACSANIGSALTLIGNPQNMLIGQGLNLPFAHYMFFVLLPVGLSLLTLWGLVCLLYRKKWDKHLSLPQNVELPFHAWQTVKGITILSGVMLLFLFSPLPRDYIALGAAAILLTSRTMASHKALNLVDWQLIILFIGLFIINGAFAKVGGLDAIERGLHYVGISLHHPSWLFWCTATLSNMVSNVPATMLLLPLAKTHMAGPILALSSTFCRKSTRRWKYC
- a CDS encoding SLC13 family permease, translated to MTTLMVENGLVYVIFILVYLGMIIGRFPKLALDRAGIVLLGTIFLLIAGPFSKESLLCNIDISTIMLLFGFMIISAQLRLGGFYTLITRKIAAFNGSPQKFLAILIIVSGSLSALLSNDIVCLAITPVLGEICIRKELNPLPFFLR